The following are encoded in a window of Amphibacillus xylanus NBRC 15112 genomic DNA:
- the mtnN gene encoding 5'-methylthioadenosine/S-adenosylhomocysteine nucleosidase: MIAIIGAMDEEIALLLTKIEVQSDEMIANSRFIQGKLEGKEVVLLKSGIGKVNAAMATTILHERYQPTAVINTGSAGGLDTSLSIGDIVISDRVVHHDVDVTAFDYQYGQVPSMPLYFESDQNLINIVEKTIQSINQVNCKQGLIATGDSFIQKPEAVQKIREQFPDVIAAEMEAVAIAQVCHQYQTPFVVIRALSDIAGKESAQSFDQFIDQAARHAAELIIKVVKQL, encoded by the coding sequence ATGATAGCTATTATTGGCGCAATGGATGAGGAAATTGCCCTCTTATTAACAAAAATAGAAGTACAATCAGATGAAATGATTGCAAATAGTAGATTTATTCAAGGTAAATTAGAAGGAAAAGAAGTCGTTCTGTTAAAATCAGGTATTGGTAAAGTTAATGCAGCTATGGCTACAACAATTTTACATGAACGTTATCAACCAACTGCCGTTATTAATACTGGTTCTGCAGGTGGTTTAGATACGAGCTTATCAATTGGTGATATCGTAATCAGTGACCGAGTGGTTCATCATGATGTTGATGTGACAGCATTCGATTATCAATATGGACAAGTTCCAAGCATGCCATTATATTTTGAATCTGACCAAAATTTGATCAATATTGTTGAAAAAACAATTCAATCAATTAATCAAGTGAACTGTAAGCAAGGACTAATTGCAACAGGTGATTCATTTATTCAAAAGCCTGAAGCGGTTCAAAAGATTAGAGAACAGTTCCCAGATGTGATTGCAGCTGAAATGGAAGCAGTTGCTATCGCTCAGGTTTGTCATCAGTATCAAACACCGTTTGTTGTCATTCGTGCATTATCTGATATTGCTGGCAAAGAATCTGCCCAGTCTTTTGATCAATTTATAGACCAAGCAGCAAGACATGCTGCTGAATTAATTATTAAAGTCGTCAAACAACTATAA
- the sigK gene encoding RNA polymerase sporulation sigma factor SigK codes for MSAILSALSMLIKDALFFVSYVKNHAFPQPLSPEDEALYIQKMLDGDLEARNKLIEHNLRLVAHLVKKFDNTGEDNEDLISIGTIGLIKGIESFSPDRGTKLATYAARCIENEILMYLRSTKKSRKDVSLQDPIGQDKEGNEISLFDILEAENEDIIEYIQLNIEVAKINKYLSVLDDREKLVLISRYGLDNKKERTQKEIAKTLNISRSYVSRIEKRALMKVFHEYYRQEKR; via the coding sequence ATGTCTGCCATATTAAGTGCTCTTTCCATGTTAATTAAAGATGCGCTTTTTTTTGTTTCTTATGTTAAAAATCATGCATTTCCTCAACCACTCAGTCCGGAAGATGAAGCCCTCTATATTCAAAAAATGCTAGATGGCGATCTTGAAGCACGAAATAAATTAATTGAACATAATTTAAGACTTGTTGCCCACTTAGTTAAAAAATTTGATAATACCGGTGAAGATAATGAAGATTTAATCTCAATAGGCACAATAGGCTTAATTAAAGGAATTGAGAGCTTTTCACCTGATCGCGGTACAAAACTTGCTACATATGCAGCAAGATGTATTGAAAATGAAATATTAATGTATTTAAGATCAACAAAGAAATCAAGAAAAGATGTTTCGTTACAAGACCCTATCGGTCAAGATAAGGAAGGTAATGAGATTAGTTTATTTGATATTTTAGAAGCTGAAAACGAAGATATTATTGAGTATATTCAATTAAATATTGAAGTTGCTAAAATTAATAAGTACTTATCTGTACTTGATGATCGGGAAAAACTTGTTTTAATTAGTCGTTACGGACTTGATAATAAAAAAGAGCGGACACAAAAAGAAATTGCCAAAACTCTCAATATCTCACGAAGCTACGTCTCTCGAATTGAGAAAAGAGCACTAATGAAGGTTTTTCATGAATATTATCGACAAGAGAAACGTTAA
- the greA gene encoding transcription elongation factor GreA has protein sequence MAVDKSYYMTKEGKEKLTKELEYLKTVRRPEVVERIKIARDFGDLSENSEYDAAKDEQAFVESRISQIEMMIRNSKIIENTEENPNVVSLGKTVVFKELPDGDEEEYIIVGSAEADPFEGKISNDSPIAKSLLGHEVGQEVTVPTPAGEMQVRIVSVR, from the coding sequence ATGGCGGTAGACAAGAGTTATTATATGACTAAAGAGGGGAAAGAAAAATTAACGAAAGAACTTGAATATTTAAAAACTGTGAGACGACCTGAGGTTGTTGAGCGGATTAAAATAGCAAGAGATTTTGGCGATCTTTCTGAGAACTCAGAGTATGATGCGGCAAAAGATGAACAAGCATTTGTTGAATCACGTATTTCACAAATTGAAATGATGATTCGTAATTCAAAAATCATTGAAAATACTGAAGAAAACCCTAATGTTGTATCATTAGGAAAAACTGTGGTATTTAAAGAGTTACCAGACGGCGATGAAGAAGAATATATCATTGTCGGTAGTGCTGAAGCTGATCCATTTGAAGGTAAGATTTCAAATGATTCACCAATTGCTAAAAGTTTGTTAGGTCATGAAGTTGGCCAAGAGGTAACTGTCCCAACTCCAGCTGGAGAAATGCAAGTTAGAATTGTTTCTGTACGTTAG
- a CDS encoding YrrS family protein: MESEYPTYSRLNRYQKKRKNTRWLLFFAIAGFALAVCLVVVLALSGSNEEAALRDPDVTTEDSDTESPAGDEGDHGDQNLDTSDQLSDEDEEPDLEQPVEQDPDDFVLETVASSDENVMYAYTSTWEPIPTVQEEPHEITWEQSSVDWKEMMKAAELATGVNVDEMYYLWVSGNGPQSVIATFSNSAMDEHFRVYITWVEEQGWRPDQVDILYEHDQMHRFQPSSSEE, from the coding sequence ATGGAAAGTGAATATCCTACATATAGTCGACTAAATCGATATCAAAAAAAGCGAAAAAACACACGTTGGTTATTGTTCTTTGCTATTGCTGGTTTTGCTTTAGCAGTCTGTTTAGTTGTTGTACTTGCGTTAAGTGGTTCAAATGAAGAAGCGGCGCTTAGAGATCCAGATGTTACAACTGAAGATAGTGATACAGAGAGTCCAGCAGGTGATGAAGGAGATCATGGAGATCAAAATTTAGACACTAGTGATCAGTTATCGGATGAAGATGAAGAACCTGATTTAGAGCAGCCAGTTGAACAAGATCCGGATGATTTTGTTTTAGAAACTGTAGCTAGTTCTGATGAAAATGTCATGTATGCTTATACATCAACGTGGGAGCCAATTCCAACGGTACAAGAGGAACCACATGAAATTACTTGGGAGCAAAGCTCGGTTGACTGGAAAGAAATGATGAAGGCAGCTGAACTAGCGACAGGTGTTAATGTAGATGAGATGTATTATTTATGGGTATCAGGTAATGGACCGCAGAGCGTGATCGCAACATTTTCAAATTCTGCGATGGATGAGCATTTTCGGGTTTATATTACGTGGGTAGAAGAGCAAGGCTGGCGTCCTGATCAAGTTGATATCCTTTATGAACATGATCAAATGCATCGTTTTCAGCCAAGTTCAAGTGAAGAATAG
- a CDS encoding O-methyltransferase: MNDEQVREYLDTLKQPPTSWQVEMIDEAIKDRIPIMERDGIDFLKQMLRLKRPDRILEIGSAIGYSALQMIDAVPSARVITIERDQARAKRAKYYFNRYNQDQTIELIEGDAFDVAEQVRYQGPYDVIFIDAAKGQYQRFFELYSSMLTDNGVIITDNVLFHGYVINAQTASKRIGNLAKKINTYNQWLVNQTEYDTEFFPIGDGIAISVKKP; encoded by the coding sequence TTGAACGACGAACAGGTTAGGGAATATTTAGATACATTGAAGCAGCCACCAACTAGCTGGCAGGTTGAAATGATTGATGAAGCGATTAAAGATCGTATTCCTATTATGGAACGTGATGGGATTGACTTTTTAAAACAGATGCTTAGATTAAAGCGTCCAGATCGAATCCTTGAAATAGGCTCAGCAATAGGTTACTCTGCATTACAAATGATAGATGCTGTACCAAGCGCAAGAGTAATTACAATTGAACGTGATCAAGCTCGTGCAAAAAGGGCTAAGTATTACTTTAATCGGTACAATCAAGATCAAACAATTGAGCTCATTGAAGGAGATGCTTTTGATGTAGCCGAACAAGTAAGATACCAAGGCCCATATGATGTCATTTTTATTGATGCAGCAAAAGGACAATATCAACGCTTTTTTGAACTATACTCATCTATGCTTACTGATAATGGTGTAATTATTACTGATAATGTTCTATTTCATGGTTATGTTATTAATGCCCAAACTGCGTCTAAACGAATTGGGAATCTGGCTAAAAAAATTAACACGTATAATCAATGGTTAGTTAATCAGACTGAATACGATACAGAGTTTTTTCCAATTGGAGATGGTATCGCAATTTCGGTTAAAAAGCCATAA
- the yqeK gene encoding bis(5'-nucleosyl)-tetraphosphatase (symmetrical) YqeK — MDKEQALKLVKPHLSQKRYQHTKRVLTTALELAQRYDVDEEETMLAAVFHDYAKYRPLDEMSHIIKQNELPIDLLSFHHELWHGPVASILVETEIGITNQQVKDAIYWHTTGRGNMSELEKVVYLADYIEPGRSFPGLSLIQKKAKEDLDEACFMAVRNTIQFLLERERLIYPETINMYNHLKRILEESNL, encoded by the coding sequence ATGGACAAGGAACAAGCTCTTAAGTTAGTTAAACCCCATTTAAGTCAAAAGCGTTATCAACATACAAAACGCGTGCTAACAACGGCATTAGAATTAGCTCAACGATATGATGTTGATGAAGAAGAGACGATGTTAGCTGCAGTATTTCATGATTATGCAAAATATCGTCCCTTAGATGAAATGAGTCATATTATTAAGCAAAACGAGTTACCGATAGATCTACTTAGTTTCCACCATGAACTTTGGCATGGCCCAGTTGCCTCTATATTAGTTGAAACAGAAATTGGTATTACGAATCAACAAGTTAAAGACGCCATTTACTGGCACACAACAGGTCGAGGAAATATGTCAGAGTTAGAGAAGGTAGTATATTTGGCTGATTACATAGAACCAGGACGCAGCTTTCCTGGACTAAGTCTAATTCAAAAGAAAGCGAAAGAAGACTTAGACGAGGCCTGTTTTATGGCAGTTCGCAATACAATCCAGTTTTTATTAGAACGAGAACGGTTAATCTATCCAGAAACAATTAATATGTATAACCACTTAAAACGAATTTTGGAGGAATCAAATTTATGA
- the aroE gene encoding shikimate dehydrogenase — protein MELGLIGYPVQHSKSPWIHQHFLSETNLTGNYQLIEIHPDQFDEEIMKLKASDLSGFNVTIPYKEKIIPYLDEISPAAQKIGAVNTVVCRNNRWYGDNTDGRGLVTALKEQFPELFTGDKSVLILGAGGASRGIYYALLNEEFEEIVIANRTVIRAQALIDANPSGISSAAISFSEAEAKLNQFDLVIQTTSVGMTPHIEEQVIDLSRLKPGAVVSDIVYQPFWTKLLRDAKARGGRVHHGHEMLIYQAKLAFEMWSGKQVNAKLLKDKLKHDLLS, from the coding sequence ATGGAACTAGGTTTAATTGGTTATCCTGTTCAACATTCAAAATCACCGTGGATTCATCAGCATTTTTTATCAGAAACGAATTTAACAGGAAACTATCAATTGATTGAAATTCATCCAGATCAATTTGATGAGGAAATTATGAAATTAAAAGCAAGTGATTTATCAGGCTTTAATGTCACGATTCCATATAAGGAGAAAATCATCCCCTACTTAGATGAGATCAGTCCTGCTGCACAAAAAATAGGCGCAGTTAATACCGTGGTTTGTAGAAATAATCGTTGGTATGGTGATAATACTGATGGGCGTGGTCTTGTAACTGCACTAAAAGAACAGTTCCCGGAATTATTTACTGGTGATAAGTCAGTATTGATATTAGGTGCTGGTGGTGCTAGTCGTGGGATTTATTATGCTCTACTAAATGAGGAATTTGAAGAAATTGTTATCGCAAATCGTACTGTTATCCGTGCGCAAGCATTGATCGATGCTAATCCGTCAGGAATTAGTAGTGCGGCAATCTCATTTAGTGAAGCTGAAGCAAAACTAAATCAATTTGATCTTGTCATCCAAACGACATCTGTAGGTATGACACCTCATATAGAGGAACAAGTCATTGATCTGAGTCGGTTGAAACCAGGTGCAGTTGTAAGTGATATCGTCTATCAACCATTTTGGACTAAATTACTGCGTGATGCCAAAGCGCGTGGTGGACGCGTTCATCATGGTCATGAAATGTTAATTTATCAAGCAAAGCTGGCTTTTGAAATGTGGTCAGGAAAACAGGTTAATGCTAAACTATTAAAAGATAAGCTCAAGCACGATTTGCTTAGCTAA
- the yqeH gene encoding ribosome biogenesis GTPase YqeH → MGKIEELFCQGCGVAIQTENKQEPGYVPNSALENEVIICQRCFRLKNYNEVQDVPYTDGDFLQMVSQIANTKSLIVKMVDIFDFNGSFIRGLHRLTGNNKVIIIGNKVDLLPKSTNLSRVRQWIKKEAADLGVTVQDVYLISAKTGQGFDEVKQAIEYHREGQDVYVVGSTNVGKSTFINYLINDSVGTKDAITTSYFPGTTLGFIDIPLDDHSSLYDTPGVVNRGQLVHYLAKEDIKLITPNKEIKPRTYQLNSQQTLFIGGLARFDFIKGERQSFTCYFPNRVELHRTKLEKADQLYLDHLGTMLTPPGENTAKDYPKLVEQTIKLSGEKVDLVFPGLGWISLSGEPATVAVHSPFDVPVSRRNSII, encoded by the coding sequence ATGGGAAAAATAGAAGAATTATTTTGCCAAGGCTGTGGAGTCGCCATTCAAACGGAAAATAAACAAGAACCAGGCTATGTGCCTAATTCAGCACTTGAGAATGAAGTTATTATTTGTCAGAGATGTTTTCGCTTAAAGAATTATAATGAAGTTCAAGACGTACCGTACACAGACGGTGACTTTTTACAAATGGTAAGCCAGATTGCGAATACAAAAAGTCTAATTGTAAAAATGGTCGATATTTTTGACTTCAATGGAAGTTTTATTAGAGGCTTACATCGTTTAACAGGGAATAATAAAGTTATTATTATTGGAAATAAAGTTGATCTCTTACCAAAGTCAACAAATTTGAGCCGTGTTAGACAATGGATCAAAAAAGAAGCAGCAGATCTCGGTGTTACTGTTCAAGATGTATATTTAATCTCAGCAAAAACAGGGCAAGGTTTTGATGAAGTTAAACAAGCGATTGAATATCACCGCGAAGGACAAGATGTATATGTCGTTGGAAGTACGAATGTTGGTAAGTCAACTTTTATAAATTATTTAATTAATGATTCTGTTGGTACAAAAGATGCAATTACGACTTCTTACTTCCCAGGTACAACATTAGGGTTTATTGATATACCTTTAGATGATCATTCATCTTTATATGATACACCTGGTGTTGTTAATCGTGGACAGTTAGTTCACTATTTAGCTAAGGAAGATATTAAGTTAATTACGCCTAATAAAGAAATTAAGCCAAGAACATATCAATTGAATAGCCAGCAAACGCTTTTTATTGGTGGACTAGCCCGATTTGATTTTATTAAAGGGGAACGTCAATCGTTTACTTGTTATTTCCCAAACCGAGTCGAGCTTCACCGAACAAAACTAGAAAAAGCTGATCAGTTATATCTTGATCATTTAGGGACTATGCTAACACCACCAGGAGAAAATACAGCTAAGGATTATCCTAAATTGGTAGAGCAGACAATTAAACTTTCTGGTGAAAAGGTTGATCTCGTCTTTCCGGGATTAGGTTGGATTTCATTATCAGGGGAACCAGCTACAGTTGCTGTACACAGTCCTTTTGATGTGCCGGTTTCAAGACGTAATTCAATCATTTAA
- a CDS encoding elongation factor G has translation MNKTIGILAHVDAGKTTFSEQLLYHTNSIKERGRVDHQNAFLDNHEIERERGITVFSDQARFKFGNSVYYLIDTPGHIDFSPEMERAIQVLDYAIILISAIEGIEGHTETVWKLLKKHNIPTFFFINKTDRQGADIERVLSDIKSHFTTDACDITSSFQQEEMTESLIEFLAERDETLLETYLNNGYDKQLWLDSFKNMINENKVFPVGSGSALQDIGIKEFFTKFDQLTETNYDNHAPFSGYVYKIRYDQNNTRITYIKILSGSLRVRDQLNFGDSNHLIQEKITQMRIYHGETFEQIDEAEAGQIVALIGLSTPKIGDCVGELKQTSTFEMVPILKSKVNFDSSIPTKDMLACFRILEAEDPSLQVVWEEKFQQINIHVMGKIQLEVLEKIVEERFNYQISFEKPEIIYQETINTTVTGYGHFEPWKHYAEVHLKIEPAKRGSGITFENLCHPNDLSIGNQNLIRKHIFERHHHGILTGSTLTDVKISLLTGRAHNQHTKGGDFREATFRALRQGLEQAENVLLEPYYDFTIKVDLDKIGRVMADIQQAHGTFSPAETVGDKAILTGSVPVATFIDYQQIFMSYTHGKGILILKYGGYDLCHNSEEVIQRINYQKDADPEYSSSSIFVAKGGKTNVIPWYEAKAAMHALSKN, from the coding sequence ATGAACAAAACGATTGGGATACTTGCTCATGTAGATGCAGGTAAAACGACCTTCTCAGAGCAATTACTTTATCATACAAACTCGATTAAAGAACGGGGACGAGTCGATCATCAAAATGCCTTTCTTGATAATCATGAGATTGAGAGAGAACGTGGCATCACAGTTTTTTCTGATCAAGCAAGGTTCAAATTTGGCAATTCAGTTTATTATCTCATCGACACTCCTGGTCATATCGACTTCTCACCAGAAATGGAACGAGCGATCCAAGTGTTGGACTATGCCATTATACTAATTAGTGCGATTGAAGGCATTGAAGGACATACTGAAACTGTTTGGAAATTATTAAAAAAACACAATATCCCGACTTTTTTCTTTATTAATAAGACGGATCGTCAAGGTGCGGACATTGAGCGTGTCTTGTCTGATATTAAAAGCCATTTTACAACAGACGCCTGTGACATAACTTCAAGCTTTCAACAAGAAGAAATGACGGAATCATTAATTGAATTTCTAGCAGAACGAGATGAGACACTCCTTGAAACTTATTTAAATAACGGGTATGACAAACAATTATGGCTTGACTCATTTAAAAACATGATCAATGAAAATAAAGTATTTCCTGTTGGATCAGGTTCAGCATTACAAGACATTGGTATCAAAGAATTTTTCACAAAGTTTGATCAATTAACTGAGACTAATTATGACAATCATGCACCCTTCTCAGGCTATGTCTATAAAATTCGCTATGATCAAAATAATACTCGAATCACATACATAAAAATATTATCTGGTAGTTTACGAGTTCGTGATCAACTAAATTTTGGTGACTCAAACCATTTAATTCAGGAAAAAATTACACAAATGCGCATCTATCATGGTGAAACTTTTGAACAAATAGATGAAGCGGAAGCTGGTCAGATTGTTGCATTAATTGGCCTTTCTACTCCTAAAATCGGTGACTGTGTAGGTGAGCTAAAACAGACATCAACATTTGAGATGGTTCCAATCTTAAAGTCTAAAGTGAATTTTGATTCAAGTATTCCGACTAAAGACATGTTAGCCTGCTTTAGAATTTTAGAAGCTGAAGATCCTTCTTTACAAGTCGTCTGGGAGGAGAAATTTCAACAAATTAACATTCATGTCATGGGTAAAATTCAATTAGAAGTGTTAGAGAAAATTGTAGAGGAACGGTTTAATTACCAGATTTCATTTGAAAAACCTGAAATCATTTATCAAGAAACGATTAACACTACTGTTACAGGCTATGGACATTTTGAACCATGGAAGCACTATGCAGAAGTTCATCTGAAAATTGAGCCAGCTAAACGTGGTTCAGGGATTACTTTTGAGAATCTATGTCACCCGAATGATTTATCGATCGGCAATCAAAATTTAATCCGCAAGCATATATTCGAACGTCATCATCATGGTATTTTGACGGGTTCAACATTAACTGATGTTAAAATTAGCTTATTAACTGGGAGAGCTCATAATCAACACACTAAAGGTGGAGATTTTCGTGAAGCAACATTTCGAGCTTTAAGACAAGGATTAGAACAAGCAGAAAACGTCTTACTAGAGCCATATTATGACTTCACGATAAAAGTTGACTTAGACAAAATCGGAAGAGTAATGGCCGATATTCAGCAAGCGCACGGTACATTTTCGCCTGCTGAGACGGTCGGTGACAAGGCGATTTTGACTGGAAGTGTTCCAGTCGCAACATTTATCGACTATCAACAAATCTTTATGTCATATACTCACGGAAAAGGAATACTAATTCTAAAATATGGCGGTTATGATCTTTGTCACAATTCAGAAGAAGTTATTCAAAGAATTAATTATCAAAAAGATGCTGATCCAGAGTACTCTTCGTCTTCGATCTTTGTTGCAAAAGGTGGTAAGACGAATGTCATACCTTGGTACGAAGCTAAAGCCGCTATGCATGCGCTTTCTAAAAATTAG
- the mltG gene encoding endolytic transglycosylase MltG produces MSNSNDRNHQKDEELQTKNNGESNEISSEKSINKWKQNYLERCRDASIVRKIVFGLIVIITVLIIIGAKSAYDFISSGLSPVDPESDEIVEVEIPLGSSTSRIATILEEEGIINNELMYRLFIKVNNYANFQAGEYKLSPSMTLAEISELLQTGTVAKPSLYTVTIPEGRTIEEIATLLENNANIDAEEFIDLMLDEEYIRGLIDLYPNLLSEEILQDEIRYPLEGYLFAATYPIYEEVPEIDDLVKMMLDKSNEVIAQYYSEILELEQFTVHDIITFASLVEREARNEEERKLIAGVFYNRLEEGMRLETDPTVLYAHGQHKDRVLFKDLEIESPYNTYYVYGLPIGPISNFGVSSLESVFYPTETNYKFFVAAPDGEIYFSETFEQHRKLANEHLDRDVQ; encoded by the coding sequence ATGTCCAATTCAAATGATCGTAATCATCAAAAAGATGAAGAACTACAAACGAAAAATAATGGAGAATCAAACGAAATATCCAGCGAAAAATCAATAAATAAGTGGAAACAAAATTATCTAGAGCGCTGTAGAGATGCAAGTATTGTTAGGAAAATTGTCTTTGGACTAATCGTAATAATTACAGTATTAATTATCATTGGTGCAAAGTCAGCATATGATTTTATTTCATCAGGCTTATCACCAGTAGATCCAGAGAGTGATGAAATTGTTGAGGTTGAAATTCCTTTAGGTTCTTCTACTAGTAGGATTGCTACTATTTTAGAAGAAGAGGGAATTATTAATAATGAGCTAATGTATCGCCTTTTTATTAAAGTAAATAATTATGCTAATTTCCAAGCAGGAGAATATAAACTATCTCCATCGATGACTCTAGCGGAAATTTCAGAACTTTTACAGACAGGTACTGTAGCTAAACCATCACTATATACAGTGACAATTCCTGAAGGACGAACGATTGAGGAAATTGCTACATTATTAGAGAATAATGCAAATATTGATGCTGAAGAGTTTATTGACTTAATGTTGGATGAAGAATATATTAGAGGATTAATTGACTTATATCCAAATTTATTATCTGAAGAAATCTTGCAAGATGAAATTCGCTATCCATTAGAAGGTTATTTATTTGCAGCGACTTACCCAATCTATGAAGAAGTTCCGGAAATTGACGATCTTGTTAAGATGATGCTTGATAAATCTAATGAAGTGATTGCACAGTATTATAGTGAAATTCTTGAGCTTGAACAATTTACAGTTCATGATATTATTACTTTTGCATCTCTAGTTGAAAGAGAAGCTCGAAATGAAGAAGAACGAAAACTAATTGCAGGTGTCTTTTACAATCGTTTAGAAGAGGGGATGCGTTTAGAAACGGATCCAACTGTATTGTACGCTCACGGACAACATAAAGATCGGGTTCTATTTAAAGATTTAGAGATTGAATCTCCGTATAATACTTATTATGTTTATGGTTTACCAATTGGTCCAATTTCTAACTTTGGTGTTAGCTCATTGGAGTCTGTTTTCTACCCAACTGAAACGAATTATAAATTTTTCGTAGCAGCACCAGATGGAGAAATTTATTTCTCAGAAACATTTGAACAACATAGAAAATTGGCTAATGAACATTTAGATCGAGATGTACAATAA
- the yhbY gene encoding ribosome assembly RNA-binding protein YhbY encodes MLTGKQKRFLRAKAHHLKPIFQVGKDGVNENMLTQVSEALEKRELIKVNVLQNCLEDKEDVAEQLVNGTNAELVQIIGATIVLYRESEEHKTIELP; translated from the coding sequence ATGTTAACAGGAAAACAAAAAAGATTTTTACGAGCAAAGGCTCATCATTTAAAGCCAATTTTCCAAGTTGGTAAAGATGGAGTTAATGAGAATATGTTAACTCAAGTAAGTGAAGCGTTAGAAAAAAGAGAATTAATTAAAGTCAATGTCTTACAAAATTGTTTAGAAGATAAAGAAGATGTAGCTGAACAACTAGTGAATGGAACGAACGCTGAACTTGTTCAAATTATTGGTGCAACAATTGTTTTGTATAGAGAATCAGAGGAACACAAGACGATTGAATTACCGTAG
- a CDS encoding nicotinate-nucleotide adenylyltransferase yields MKKIGLLGGTFDPPHIGHLTMAEEAYEKLNLDEVWFIPSAEPPHKEQAKVSAVDRLLMLKVALEPVNYFKINTIELERQGKSYTYDTIQALKEQYPTYQFYFIIGADMVEYLPNWYKIDQLIELVQFVGVKRPDYQLDTSYPVIILDTPGLDISSTMIRERLKLNRSVRYLIPERVLSLIKEKGLYGQGTSS; encoded by the coding sequence ATGAAAAAAATCGGATTATTAGGCGGCACGTTTGATCCGCCGCATATTGGTCATTTAACAATGGCAGAAGAAGCCTATGAAAAGCTTAACCTAGATGAAGTGTGGTTTATCCCTTCTGCAGAGCCACCACATAAAGAGCAAGCTAAAGTGTCCGCTGTTGATCGACTATTAATGTTAAAAGTTGCACTAGAGCCAGTTAATTACTTTAAGATAAATACGATTGAATTAGAGCGCCAAGGGAAATCTTATACTTACGATACGATTCAAGCATTAAAGGAACAATACCCTACCTATCAATTTTATTTTATCATTGGTGCAGATATGGTAGAGTATTTACCTAACTGGTATAAGATTGATCAGTTGATTGAACTTGTTCAATTTGTTGGAGTAAAACGACCGGATTATCAACTAGATACATCATATCCTGTGATCATATTAGATACACCCGGTCTAGATATCTCTTCGACAATGATCCGAGAGCGATTAAAACTGAATCGATCTGTCAGGTATTTAATTCCTGAACGTGTATTATCACTTATAAAGGAGAAGGGGTTATATGGACAAGGAACAAGCTCTTAA
- a CDS encoding YqeG family HAD IIIA-type phosphatase, producing MLKLFLPDEYVKSIFEIQPKDLIEKGIKGIITDLDNTLVAWNEAHANDRVHQWFKDMEDHGIAVTIISNNKKDRVELFSTPLKRPFVYQAKKPLKRSFVKAAKMMNLERHEVVVIGDQVMTDVLGGNRAGFPTILVVPIVETDDKITKFNRRIERIILHKLEKQGLLKWEK from the coding sequence TTGTTGAAATTGTTTTTACCAGATGAATATGTTAAAAGTATTTTCGAGATTCAACCTAAAGATTTAATTGAAAAAGGTATTAAAGGTATTATTACCGATCTTGATAATACATTAGTTGCTTGGAATGAAGCGCATGCCAATGATCGAGTGCATCAATGGTTTAAAGATATGGAGGATCATGGTATTGCTGTAACGATTATTTCAAATAATAAAAAAGATCGAGTTGAACTTTTTTCAACCCCTTTAAAGCGTCCGTTTGTTTACCAAGCTAAAAAGCCGTTAAAGCGTTCATTTGTTAAAGCGGCTAAAATGATGAATTTAGAACGACATGAAGTTGTTGTAATCGGTGATCAAGTTATGACGGATGTTCTCGGAGGCAATCGAGCAGGCTTTCCGACGATTTTAGTTGTACCAATTGTAGAGACCGATGATAAAATTACTAAATTTAATCGACGAATTGAACGAATTATTCTACATAAATTAGAGAAACAGGGGTTATTAAAATGGGAAAAATAG
- a CDS encoding sporulation histidine kinase inhibitor Sda: MDKLTNELLLECYEKAVELNLDEAFIRLIEQEIYSRSLTHMISGFSHIRNN; encoded by the coding sequence ATGGATAAGCTAACAAATGAATTGTTACTTGAATGTTATGAAAAAGCAGTCGAACTCAATTTAGATGAAGCTTTTATTCGTTTAATCGAACAAGAAATTTACAGCCGATCGCTGACCCACATGATCTCAGGTTTTTCTCATATAAGAAATAATTAA